A window of the Juglans microcarpa x Juglans regia isolate MS1-56 chromosome 5D, Jm3101_v1.0, whole genome shotgun sequence genome harbors these coding sequences:
- the LOC121266229 gene encoding uncharacterized protein LOC121266229, whose translation MSSFTNTTNFDDLVLQTLMGRLQIGPSINQFNSQSLEDLLFDAANLSEDNNINDEKSSLLAQLANEENKLENEVIRIIHSGMTDTLRPNSGQAVTVGDHNICVRFQDETDSDYRVWEWHEHVMIFSDEHGYSPEYIYGNYFERLLVKPRGREEQKEEEKEEKVGNLGLRELIDGGDAGGARILHRSMSNGSPRF comes from the exons ATGAGCTCCTTCACCAACACCACTAATTTCGACGACCTTGTCCTCCAAACCCTGATGGGTCGCCTTCAAATCGGCCCTTCGATCAACCAGTTCAACTCCCAGTCCCTCGAGGACCTCCTCTTTGATGCCGCTAATCTCTCCGAAGATAACAACATTAACGACGAAAAGAGTAGCCTTTTGGCTCAGCTCGccaatgaagaaaacaaactcGAAAACGAAGTCATCCGGATCATCCACAGCGGCATGACAGATACCCTCAGACCCAATTCCGGCCAGGCCGTCACCGTCGGCGACCACAACATTTGCGTCCGGTTTCAAGACGAGACGGACTCGGATTACCGGGTATGGGAGTGGCATGAGCACGTAATGATTTTTAGCGACGAGCACGGGTACTCACCCGAGTATATATATGGGAATTACTTTGAGAGGCTGTTGGTTAAGCCGCGTGGTAGGGAGGAgcagaaggaggaggagaaggaagagaaggtgGGGAACTTGGGTCTGAGGGAGTTGATTGATGGTGGAGACGCCGGTGGTGCTCGTATTCTTCATCGGAGCATGAGTAATGGTTCTCCAAG GTTTTAG